The Bacteroidota bacterium genome contains the following window.
TGGTGAGCGCCTCGACCACCTCGTCGTGGTAGCGCTGCTTGAGCCGGGGGACGTACTTGTCTTCCATGATCTCGTGTGTTCGCGTGGGCCGTTCGGGCCGGAGCAGACAGTAAAAACGGGGAGCGTCAGGGCGTGTTCGCGAAGGGGTAGCCAGAACCTGGGGTGTTACCGGTCGAGTTCTTCGCCTGTTGTCTTGGCGACGCGGACCCAGTGGCCCTTGCCGGTCTCGGGGTCCTCGATCCGCTTGCGCCCGACGCGCGTCGGGTTGCCGTCGGCGTCGACCGGCATCACGTTCGAGATGTGGATCGGGAACTCGCGCTCGATCCGGCCGCCCTGCGGGTTGGTCTGGTTCGGCTTGGTGTGGCGGATGCGGACGTTGACGCCCTCGACGACCACACGGTCGGTCTT
Protein-coding sequences here:
- the rplX gene encoding 50S ribosomal protein L24 translates to MKKLHVKKGDTVALTKAITGINPREKGFAGRVLKVYPKTDRVVVEGVNVRIRHTKPNQTNPQGGRIEREFPIHISNVMPVDADGNPTRVGRKRIEDPETGKGHWVRVAKTTGEELDR